The sequence TCTCTAATCTGGGCTCTTGATTCAgatgtttttttatattttgacagAATGAAAAAATCAGCCCAATACCAGCCCAAGCAATTGCCGTGTCTGACGTGGAGAAAAGAGCATGTCCTATTGGACGATTTTATGATCCTACGTGGAGGGCCTCTCTGATCAGAGTATTCCCCTTTTAGTTATTGTATGATAAGAGGTTCTGTATACAACTTGTCGTGCTACACACCTCCAACAATTGCTCACACGTTTTCACACAACCCCAAACAGATTCACTTGtctattttcaaaacaaaattcacAGTTACAAAACATTTCAAGTTCTCAAGTATCAACAACCAGAATCTAACCGATTTTACATCGAGATTGAATGGCTAAATGAAAACCAGATTCTAACCTTTCTTTGATTCAATCACACACTAATCAGTAAATATTTATCCTTGGTGTTCACTGCTCAATGCATTAATGGCTGAAGTTTCCCATCAGAAGATATCACTAAACCTCTCACTTTTGCAGCTTTTGTTTTGCATTTTCTGGGCAAAGTCTTACAGTTATCATCTTCCAAGAACTCATCTGCAACATCTCCATCTTCATCAATCCTTAGCCGCATTGAGTACCATCGTAGTCCCTAATGGTAAAACTAAGTCGAGTCAATAACTATGCTGGGATGTTAGTTTATTGCCATCaacaaaaacttgattaaaaaaaacatatcaatgCGTTTGGACAATCGAATAGTCTTGGGGATGAATCAACCCCACTAGCTTCTTAAAGACTGGATTATTGTCTTTCCCCAACAACAGAACCAATTAAGATTCAAACTCTATAGCAGCCTCGTGACTCATGATGAATACGAAACCGTTAAGACATGAGATCCATCATCATTTCTAAATTACAGGTTCTGTAGCAGACAGAGTGAAACAAAAACTTTTTGCTTTAACCGCAACTAATCAAGCTAAAACATATATCGTGTCCTGTCATAAACTTCACTGCCACTCTTTAATTTGATATATAGAGATGAATGAACAGAGAATTTAAGATAGCAATGAACTAACTATAATGCAGACACCTAACTAAAGCGGAAACCGTGCAGAATGTAAAGCCAATCACAAGAAGAACATAAACTACGTTGAAACGAGAACATATCACAACCAAAAACAAAGAAAGGACTGAGTAGAACAAAGATTCGATATTCATTAATGTTAAGCTTAGAACAAAGATTCTAAATTCAACTGTTCATCAATGCTAAGCTTAGAAAATGAATGAAGACACAAAAACAACTTAAACAAACTCACAAGACCAATTTTACCAACTAACATAGGATGATCGGAACCAAACAAATGGATTTAACGATCCTGCAACAAGACAAGTACAACACTGTAGCCACATTACAAGATCAGAATCAAAACTAGCAACCCTCAAATTCTCATTAATTTCTTCAGTCCCTAGACTTCTACACAGTTAAAATCACAACCATGAAAGAAAGACAAACCTGAACTCCACCGTCAGAAGCAGCACAAGGCTGAAGAATAGGACCAGGACTAGACCGTTCGACGGCTACTTGAACCGGAACTCCAAAACCCCTCCTTGGAAGTCCGGTTTCACGGAACCTTGCCTGATTACCCTCCCGGCGTTTATCTCCGTCCTCAGAGACTGATCCAGTGTTATCCCCTTCACCATCTTCGTCTCTCGCAGCAGCTCCGTGCCCACCATCGTTGTGCCCGAACCCGAAAATCCCCGTTAACTTCTTTAAGAAACCCATCAGGTCGAAAAAATCAAACTTTGATTTCAAACTCTCACTGAATCAGAAAAAAGTCGATCGATGCTTTCGTAGAAGATGGGGATACGATCGAAATTAGGGTTTCGAATATCCCTTCCCTTCCACGATTGATTCTACTTTCTCTGCGATCGTGTCTTAATCCTATCAAACCCCAGAAATCACTGGTTTTAATATTCTGcaacaaatataattaaaagGAATGAAAACTTTGGGATCAAAGAGAGATCGAGTAAGATcgctttaaaatataatattgttttcccatattttaatacaatttttatatttattagatattgtATAACTTAATTATACTTTAcagttatattattaattaaattaaatgtattttatatatctaataATACTAattctattatttatttttatacctaaaataatttatattgtgAAAAAAGACAAATCTcataaatactattttttagtttttatctaataatagtttataaaagagaaaaagactaggatagcaccaaaccaagtttttgttcccaaagtagcactcaaggctcaaagtcacaaaaataagtttcattaaagaggtaaaaatacacttataccccttggattaattaatccaaaccttagggtttagagttaagggggtggggttttggaattagggtttaaaattttataaaaaataaaaataaaaattttaaaaaaagtttcaaaaagtatttttaaattataaaaagaaaattaaaaaaaaaaattcgaaaaaaaaaattcaaaaaaaaaatataaaacttttgaatctgaaaaatataatctgaaactataaaaaaatttcttttttttttttattttttttatttttattttatttatttatatttatttttgtttgtttatttaattttaaaccaagggtattagagatattttaccctttaatgaatgttatttttgtgactttctccttctagtgctatttttgagacaaaacttcaaaaggtgctattattgagaCATAAATCTCTAAAATACTATTACTATCTATTGaccaataaaaattaaattatcctACATCCTCAATTCTAACTCTAAGCTCATCCACTAAGGATCTgtctggttcaaacgcagcggttgcgggagtttgcggatgcagGTGATTgtagttttaagagatttgtacgtcTGATTCTGCAATTAAAACTTGGTGCGTTTGCGGAATACTTATGACTGGTAAACTACCAAATGCATcggcggttaaataataaataacaatatttacattttatataattataaaaatatcaaaaatcataatattataataaatataaaaattatattaaaaattatggttttaaaattatagataatatttttattttaaaattttatcatattaattaaaatataatagatatattttagtatttttataattccaattaaaatttttattgaatatttttatttttgtatttatattgcttaaaaatatattatcctCCT comes from Brassica rapa cultivar Chiifu-401-42 chromosome A02, CAAS_Brap_v3.01, whole genome shotgun sequence and encodes:
- the LOC103853728 gene encoding uncharacterized protein LOC103853728: MGFLKKLTGIFGFGHNDGGHGAAARDEDGEGDNTGSVSEDGDKRREGNQARFRETGLPRRGFGVPVQVAVERSSPGPILQPCAASDGGVQGLRWYSMRLRIDEDGDVADEFLEDDNCKTLPRKCKTKAAKVRGLVISSDGKLQPLMH